A single region of the Raphanus sativus cultivar WK10039 chromosome 1, ASM80110v3, whole genome shotgun sequence genome encodes:
- the LOC108851869 gene encoding uncharacterized protein LOC108851869, with translation MIIRMGYNVNMGLGRDGQGRMDPIEITVRPRNRGLGYPSEEVNDPAPKVEEIFFEEEDEEEQVRRFKEEAASLDKALKKEAAEANRASNPPTLKVRNPTKKGNPVPSLIIRPKNLKQEVKKALMPYERDREEDYDHVGVEKQLSKDVKQEHQQLSKALMPYESEEEEDD, from the exons ATGATAATCAGGATGGGTTACAACGTTAACATGGGCTTGGGTAGGGATGGTCAGGGCAGAATGGATCCAATTGAGATCACGGTGCGCCCCAGGAATCGTGGTTTGGGCTATCCCTCGGAAGAAGTGAACGATCCAGCACCAAAAGTAGAAGAGATCTTctttgaggaagaagatgaagaggagcAGGTCAGGAGGTTCAAAGAGGAAGCAGCAAGTTTGGATAAAGCACTCAAGAAAGAGGCTGCAGAAGCAAACCGTGCATCAAATCCACCAACATTGAAA GTAAGAAACCCAACCAAGAAAGGCAATCCTGTCCCTTCTTTAATCATAAGGCCAAAGAACCTGAAACAAGAG GTGAAAAAGGCATTAATGCCCTATGAGAGGGACAGGGAAGAAGATTATGATCATGTTGGCGTGGAAAAACag CTTAGCAAGGATGTGAAACAAGAG CATCAGCAGCTCAGCAAGGCACTGATGCCTTATGAgagtgaagaggaagaggatgatTAG
- the LOC108841684 gene encoding translocase of chloroplast 33, chloroplastic gives MGSLVREWVGFQQFPAATQEKLIEFFSKLKQKDMNSLTVVVMGKGGVGKSSTVNSLIGEQVVRVSPFQAEGLRPVMVSRTMGGFTINIIDTPGLVEAGYVNHQALELIKGFLVNRTIDVLLYVDRLDVYRVDELDKQVVQAITQTFGKEIWCKTLLVLTHAQFSPPDDLSYETFSSKRSDSLLKTIRAGSKMRKQQFEDSAIEVVYAENSGRCSKNDKEEKALPNGEAWIPNLVKAITDVATNQKKAIHVDKKMVDGSYSDDKGKKLIPLIIAAQWFVVKMIQGAIRNDIKISGKPL, from the exons ATGGGATCTCTTGTTCGTGAATGGGTTGGGTTTCAGCAATTTCCAGCGGCAACCCAAGAAAAGTTAATTGAATTCTTCTCCAAATTAAAGCAAaag GACATGAACTCTCTGACAGTTGTTGTAATGGGTAAAGGCGGTGTCGGAAAATCGTCCACTGTCAACTCTCTTATCGGCGAACAAGTCGTCCGTGTCAGTCCTTTCCag GCGGAAGGTTTGAGGCCAGTGATGGTTTCAAGAACAATGGGAGGCTTCACTATTAACATCATTGACACCCCTGGCCTTGTGGAAGCTGGTTACGTCAATCACCAAGCCCTCGAGTTAATCAAAGG GTTTCTTGTGAACAGAACCATAGATGTGTTGCTGTATGTTGATCGTTTGGATGTGTATAGAGTGGATGAGCTAGATAAGCAAGTTGTTCAAGCTATCACCCAAACCTTTGGCAAAGAGATTTGGTGCAAAACCTTGCTTGTTTTGACTCATGCTCAGTTCTCCCCACCCGATGATCTTTCCTACGAAACATTCTCTTCCAAGAGATCAGATTCTCTCCTCAAAACTATCCGCGCTGGTTCTAAGATGCGTAAACAACAGTTTGAG GATTCTGCAATTGAGGTTGTATATGCAGAGAACAGTGGGAGATGCAGCAAGAATGACAAGGAAGAaaag GCATTACCAAATGGTGAGGCGTGGATCCCGAACTTGGTTAAGGCCATAACCGATGTTGCTACAAATCAGAAGAAAGCGATTCATGTTGACAAGAAGATGGTAGATGGATCTTACTCTGATGACAAAGGAAAGAAACTCATCCCTCTTATCATTGCCGctcag TGGTTCGTCGTTAAGATGATCCAAGGAGCCATCAGAAATGACATCAAGATAAGTGGTAAGCCACTCTAA
- the LOC108841673 gene encoding uncharacterized protein LOC108841673 produces the protein MNTEWEMDLDRKQTFFKCTKWQFEDTLDPINCPFHYFCDSLYPGDYPEIIDVLVFFFVTFSYLTTLLAVLRKVLSRTRRGGEDDGVDDDDNDKAKRYLLLSGPISLPLILLILAKGQRINTLFPISIFGPAILQLVQLSVLIFENNIEKEASFVFFEASTISGVLHASLYLDAVILPYYTGYDALVTSTFSGVCKSCICKKEPLTVGGKIVAYRGWSSTSFLLVGVLCLRIICKLCREEAKRKKVFVIKNAVEGLAWVVLIRDCVYLAVMSPVEEPVLFRVYVFGSVLMLICVHVITQVCCLVRWRQSKKTTNT, from the coding sequence ATGAACACAGAATGGGAAATGGATTTGGATCGAAAGCAAACGTTTTTCAAATGCACAAAGTGGCAGTTTGAAGACACACTCGATCCCATAAACTGCCCTTTCCACTACTTCTGCGACAGCCTCTACCCCGGAGACTACCCTGAAATCATCGACGTTCTAGTTTTCTTCTTCGTCACGTTTTCTTACTTGACGACGTTACTCGCCGTCTTAAGGAAAGTACtatcaagaacaagaagaggaggagaagacgATGGTgtcgatgatgatgataatgataaaGCGAAAAGGTACTTACTCCTATCAGGTCCAATCTCTCTTCCTCTGATCCTCCTGATCCTCGCAAAAGGTCAAAGAATCAACACCCTTTTCCCCATTTCCATCTTCGGACCAGCGATCCTGCAGCTAGTCCAGCTCTCTGTGCTTATATTCGAGAACAACATCGAAAAAGAAGCGAGCTTCGTCTTCTTCGAAGCCTCAACTATCTCCGGTGTTCTCCACGCGAGTCTCTACTTAGACGCCGTGATTCTCCCTTACTACACAGGATACGATGCTCTGGTGACTTCGACGTTCTCCGGAGTCTGCAAGTCTTGCATCTGCAAGAAAGAGCCGTTGACGGTGGGTGGGAAGATCGTTGCTTACAGGGGATGGTCTAGCACGTCGTTTTTGTTGGTTGGTGTGTTGTGTTTGAGGATTATATGCAAATTATGCAGAGAAGAAGCAAAGAGGAAGAAAGTTTTTGTGATTAAGAATGCGGTGGAAGGGTTGGCGTGGGTTGTTCTGATACGAGATTGCGTGTACTTGGCGGTTATGTCTCCTGTTGAAGAGCCGGTCTTGTTTAGGGTGTATGTGTTTGGTTCTGTTCTCAtgttgatatgtgttcatgtaATCACACAAGTGTGTTGTTTGGTTAGATGGAGGCAGAGTAAAAAGACAACAAACACTTGA